The sequence GCCAGTGCTGCCATATCCAGGAGAGTGTCAGAAGCTGTAGATTTGTTAGAGAAAGGGAGGGAATTGCAGGCTCAAGGTGACTTCAATGAAGCTCTGCTCTACTTCACTCAGGTTTGCTACCCTTTCCCTTGTTTTTTAGCCTTTACTTTTGATCGGtccttgtattttgattttacaTATATTGGTTTATTGAAATGTGATTCTCAAAGGATATGGAAGTcaagaaaattgttttcttgtgttcattTTGTTGGTCCTCAAGTAGGTAATGGTGATAGTTGAACTTGAGACCTATCCCCTTCCCTTTACTTTGCGGGTGAGGAATGAGCTCTaagcttgaaaaaaatttaagcgtGGTGCTAAGTAGGAGATGTGGGTTTTGAACGAGCAAATCAAACTTGATTAGGTATGatggtaaaaaaagaaatggcatGTGATGTAGTGTGCTTGGCTTTTGATAAAGAGAGCTAGCAGAGGTTCTTGTGACTGATGAAGAACTTGCTGCTCAGAGTAAATGTTGGGAGAATACTATAGTAATTCAAAACTAACATGCCATTTGAAGtcattaagataatttttggCGAAAAACTATGTCCGGGGGGGATTTTTGCTTAGCTGGATAGGTTTTTGGTGAAAAACTCTGACTAGATAGATGATTATGTCAGTGGTCTTCTGAAACAATTTTCTTCGAAACATGGATGAAGAGATTGAAGTCTACCTGTATGATTGAGTTAACATGCTTGACGCTCTGATTTTGGTGTGTTAATTTTACAGTAGGTTATAGATGATATAGAGAGAATTTGTGTGCAAGGAGTTGTAGGAAAGTTCAAGTGGATGGTCTGAGCTTCCAAACATAAATCCCATTGAAGCATCGACTGTATCCATGGAATTTAGACTAAGTAAAAGGTTGAGTATTAGAGGAAGCCCCAAAGTAGCAGTCTGTATCCATGGATTTTGGGCAGAAAGAAACCAATTGCTCTAAAATTGACACATAAAGTCACAATTGGTTTCCTGAACAATGTTGGAATGTGAAGATGTATAGAGCCCTATGCGTAAGGTTGCAAGGAAGTAAAGTAAAGCAGGTAAACAAGGGAATATCCAGTATTTAGCATATATCAAGTGATAAGTTGGTGTCTACCCAAAAGCAAATGGTGTCTCTCATTCTGAAGTGGTTACTGGTTAGCACATGGGATTAAATGAGAGGAAAGTATTGAGTTTCAGGCTCAAACTTAGAAAGCCCTATTACAGCTGAAGCTTGTGTCGAGATGTGATGAAATGAACAAGCCATTTCCAGTTGAAGCTTCAgacttcaatttcaaaatcgAAAGCTTGTTATTTTCTAGGGGTAATATGCTCCAGGGTTAACAAGTAATAGTTTGTTTGCTGGTTGAgggttatttatgttttttcctctTCAGAGCTTCTTCTCATGGGGACATCAGGACATGGAGGCtgagtttctttttatttttttaagcaatgCTATGCTCATTCCATTAAAAAACATCTCTCATTGCCAAAAACcgaaaaagaaacaaaggaaGTAATACtgtttaatggtttttatgaaaCTCAACTTAGAATTTTGTTATGTATTTGTGTGAAATTTCCATGACAGCACATTTCCTTTGCAAAGATCACTGTGAACTGTTTTGACATAATTCTGCATTTCAAGAGCCAAGATCCTGTAGCATCTGTTCGACTAACAGAACCTCATCAATCAATTGATGACTCTACCTCAGGGCTTACCAGAAGGTGAAATCTTGGCATGAATATGATAGAGAGAGACCTTTAATTGCATCATTTAGATAGAAGGCACTAGGCTTACCTGGTACAAGATATCAATGGCTCCATTGCAAGACTCTAGTTGCCTTCATGATGTAATGCACACTTGTATCCATTCATGAGTAATCCAGTTGCGATGTTACTTGCAATGGCCATTTACATTCTTTCTGCTTCATGATGTAATTAATGCATGCTCGTTTCATTTACGAGTAATATAATTGCGCTGTTACTTGCAATGACAATTTACGCACTTTCTTACAGATGGTTGAAAACTACAAAGATTTCGCATTCTCAGACTATGGAAGAGTGGGGAGAGCACTGTCTCTTTATGAGGTTGGGAACAGAGAAGAAGCAATTGCAGAAATGGAGGACGTTTCAATATCTTTGAAGGGATATCCAGGTATTTTCCCAGGATTTTGCATTCCCTTGGCTCTGTGAGAGTAGTGAGTTTTAGCTTCAATGTAACCCCCCCTTGAGAGTTCTTTGCTTCCACTCCTAGTTTTTATACGTAACATTCTCTCATAATGAAcaattgatggtttttttttttttttttgacagaaATACATGCAGCTCTTGCAGCAGCCTTGTATGCGGACAAACATGCCCTATTACTAGCTGAAAATCAGTTCACCATTGCCACTATGCTCGATCCTCACTATACGGACCTATCATATGTTAAAGAAACTAAGCATTGGCCTCCAAGTCTGGTCAGTTCTTTGCAGCAGTTCATCACACTTTCATAGTAACCTGTTTTATATACACAAACTAGCTCTTAGCCCGCTCTTGTGCGGGTCCTCCTGCCATTGGAGGAACCTGGACGTTCCATTCCGATGATTTTTTCTGTAGTGTGAATTGTCCGAAGTTGTTTTAGTAACAACATGAATGTTAATTATGGAGTTCGAGTAAGTCTGCTTTTCTATAAGGTAATCAAAATTGGTTTATATCattttggcctttttttttaattgccttttctttttcaattttatctcttaatatttgatttgttttgaattagccttcataatttatttaagtttgatttttacaaaattatcatgatttcaaataaacatcttaatatttaatttgtgcttaattttgcaagaatatatatttttattatcatgtaattaagtaaaaataagtttttaaaaagtaaattcatCAAACCTAATGAAATTTATGATACAAGTTGAAAAAATCTAAGTTGATTCAATAAGTCATcatctcaataataataataataatgttattttaattttttttttaaggtcaaaccattttttttatctgttatctaaattatttttaaatttattaaatcaattagaTTATGTTCGAGCAGCGATTTAATTCTAAAACTGAGTTAAACAAATGCTCGGataaaaaggttttaaaattcatatatcATGTCGAGTTTCAGAGCAAGATAAGCCATTTATCATTAGTACAATGACGTATCCAGTTGAGATATCCTGACATATCAGTAGACTCTAACCTTGTTTTTACATGATCTGATAAATTTGATGAGGTACACACCATCCATTCTTATTGTTCATCTCTTcgataacatgaaaaaaagaagctctGCCCTCCTTTATCGATCCAAGTGATGGAAGGGCAAAGGCATTTGGTGTCCCCTCCAATCAAGAATTGGAGCTTTACAATCACTAGctaatatgctttttttttttttcccacgtgTTTCTAAGTTCATGGTTTGATATTCTGGTGTTCTAAGTGTAGGTGAACCACATTAATCCGAATTTGGAAGTTAAAACTCTATTGCTAAAATCTAATCTTAGAATTTGGAAGttaatctttcttcttttcttttttcgttaATGACGCGAAGTTTTTTCCTTGAGCAAAACCATTTTTCGAAAGTAATGCATGTCAAAAGCAATGCTTAATAGCAAAACTATTCATACTTGTATCAATAAATATCGTTCATGAAACGAGTTTCAAGGGTCAAAATAAACAAGAACACTAcaataaatatgatataatatTGTCACCATCACGCCACTCTTCATCCATGCATGATCCACCCTTGGATTTGCTGAGAAATTAGTACATGATCAGTCACTACTTACtgtttttatttcacttctgttttaGTTCTCACAGCCGTGCCCAGTGTCCCTTAATTTCTCTCTACTTTGCAGAAAACAGTCATGTAAAAATCAAGGACAGGTAAATTCCTTGCTGCTTCTGTTGGtatgtaaattattttatactttggTTAAAATATGAAgtcattaattaacttaatgtcAGAGTGGATGTTTTAGAATTTAGTAACAATTTGTTCAATTTGGACCGCCAGACAAATCAAACCagatcttaaatttttaaatagacCGTTCAAAGCAAAGATAAGTCAATGTCTTTGATTTTGAACCCAAGGCACCGAAATCTGGACCCTTTCAATGAGTGTGGTTTGTAAACGCGTTGAGCAACCCATGCTAGGGgtcatgttttctaaagaaCAGGTTCTGGGGAAGCCGAAGGGAGGGAGTTTCTGGGTTGCGTCTAATGGAGGGAATTCCAAAATGGCATATAGTATGACTAAGAGTTGGTTGAATCTACACTCAAGTCTTTGGATAGCTTCATGAAGAGTTCATGTGCTGTGGTCCTTCTGAGGTGTAGAAAACAAACTAATTCAAAGGCAATATTCAACTGTGCTCATACGGAATGCGAGGTCTTTCTTGCTTTTGTCTTATTTGTTTCATCGTGCGCTGATCGGTTAGGTGTAAGAATCTAAGCCACGCTACATGGTTTACCAAATTCACAAGTTCTAGGAATTTTCTTTGATGCATACTTAAACCAACCTGGTAAATTTCTTCCACACGTCATGATAAATCTTGGAGGAAAACCTTTTATAGATGATGCAAATATTTCTTGGTTAGATTAGCCGTTGATGGCGCAGAAAGTGAGATCTTTCATGTTCTTGTCATTGTAGCTTCATGTTGCTACAATCCGTTTTGTTATAAGACCAGACTGCTGCCATTGAACTAAGGAAACAATCCCCTCCACATTTTATAAGAAACTTTGCCTTTGTTCTTGTCATTTGTTGATAACTATAAATCAGATTGTGCAGAACAAAacgtaaagaaaagaaagacaagtTATGTGGAAGAAGATATATCTTTATTAATTGCAGGACTCTCTTAAATAGCTAGAGTTTTTGTTTaacagaaaaacaatgaaatctgCTGATTACATAGAAAGTTACTAATAACAAACCAAGAGAATAAAAACAGAATTTATTCCTAAAGACTTGGTCTTCAAGTAGAAATCTCCCAGCTGATCTTCTCCTTAGCAACACTCTTGATCTTCTGCAGCTTTTAAGGCATTCTTTCAACACCCTTTTATGGGTTCTGCATTACTTGGTTGACTATTTCTAGTAGGAATCTGCTGTTTGCTTGAATATACAGGATGCTAGCTGCTGTTGTGGACCTCATGAAATTGGAAGCACCATCTTTTTGACATCTAGCCAAGATTTTGGACGGTTGTCTGGTGATGCGCATAGCCATAGACACAGTGCGGAGGTGCAATTTCCACTCTTTTTCACCATTTAGAATCTTGGTAAAGAGAAAATGCTCCATCTTTTTCTTGCTTACTTCCTTGCCGAAAAGTGAGACCAAAGGGTATATTTCTTTGGAACTTTTTGATCACTCATTAAAAGTGTTTACTGCAGAATTAAGTAAAGAAAGGggaaaataactaatatttgGATTCTTGACTACAATAGTCTTTCTATGGTGGGCCAGTCCTTCTGCAAAGGCAAGAAGATTACTCTTTTCAATTCATCTGGCATGCCATATACATCGGAGTGGCCGTGCTAGGCGCGACTGCAATGATCCAGGCTGTCGATGCAGTCCATGCGCCGCTGAGATCACTGCaacagtaattaattaatttagggAAAATTCTTCCATGCCTTTGTTAAAGCACCATTGTCATTGATTTTGCGTTCGACCACATGTTTCAACATTCCGTCAACTTCGCTTAGATGTTTGTGATGTGCGAATCAAAGGTTACAAACATCTGCTCGACTCTGATCAGTTATGAATCATGTGATTGAATTGAAGAACGCAgagacataaaatataaaacgtCAATATTTCTTCCATTACAATCAAattcattgatgttttttttttgaaacaatcAATTCTGGAAAGGTTTGATATATATGGGCTAGAAAACCGAACCCAAATGAGCAGTATTGTACGAAACAATATGCAGACAATTCAACAGCTTTCGGCGACCTAATTGTAACCCATGCTATGCAAATTGCAAATCATCCTACCCCCCATTCACACAAAAATCAGAGAAAGTGAAAGGAATATATATCCATAGACAAGAACTTTCAGTTCCATCAATTTCAGTTACCATAATATCATGTATTTGGGACAATGCCAGCTTTCTCTGGCATCAATGCTGCTTTGATTGTTTTTGGGTCGAACCATGTGAATCACGGGCATGAACTTTATCTTTTGACAGATAGGTTGTGCTTTCAGTTCTTGGTCGATGGTTTATTGGGGggcaattttctttttctgatttgGTACTTCAgagaaaatgatatttcaacAACACATCACAAAGCAAGACCTCAAATGTATAAGTGTTAAACCTGGTCTAATTTGGCAAGTTGACGCGAGAAGTCTATGAACTTGACTCATactgaattttaaattgaatcaaaaaaatattaacttgaccagatttttaacaattttattaatCTGTCTAAATCTTACTGAGTcgacaataataatttatatttaagagaaaaaaagtaattttaataacaataattgacTAGTTAACCTGATAACGAGCAAATTTACATAATACATTATTTCGAATCAATCTCCAGGACAAGAAATGTGTATAAATTATCAAGTGAAGAGGGGGTAGGGATCTGGCACAGGACACTCATCCATATAATGCAATTTGGCATAACATGAATCCAGTCAGGGTAAAGGGATTTTTTGAGTGATTAATGAATGTTTAATGACTGATAACATATATAGAAACATGGAGACTTCTTTAATCTATACAAAGATCACATGAAGCCAATACACCAGGAAGTAGGGATAAAAACGCCCAAACTCTTGTGGATTACAAATGTTTAGGTTCCTAATCCCACCTGGACCTAAGCAGCTTGAGTAACATTCTTGCTTTTGTTTTAGTCCTAGCACTACACTGGCTCTGCAAAAGCAGAAGTAATTGAGTCAAAACTCCTGCACTAATTGCTTCGTCTCGTGCCTGTAAAGAATCTGTGCATATAATCGTCAACGATTGAACAGCGCTTTCGCTGCCTTCGTGCTCTGAAAACCTAAAGACCATCTTAATGAGAGCTTTAATACCATTAGGGTTATTGATCAAAGCCGCTTTTGCACTCTCTAGTTCTAGAAGAAGCTCGATTGTCGACAATGCTTTAGGTGCCAAATTCCTTTCATGTCTTTCAGAATCGAAAATGTAGGTCAAGAGTCTACTTATCACACCTTCTTGAACCAAATTCTGTCTATTTGATTCCAAGCAGCATAGTGCAGATATAGCTTTAATTCCGGAGTCAGAAGCCTCATATGTTGGGTGAACAAGAAGAATCAGCCCTTTCAAGAGTTTGCGGTTTTTGCCAAGCTTAGCACAGAGTTCTCTTGTCTCCATGGATGATGATATTGCCTCTATTACTTGGCACAAACTCCTCTTGATCTTGCCAGTTCCTTGGTCAAACAAAACCTGGAAGGACTCCAATTTAGACTCTTCGTTTAGCATATTTAAATACTCGTACTCGCCGGGTGACATCAATCTTAGGACCCAAGAAAGAGCTTGTTCTGCAAACTTAACACATTCTTGAGACAGTTTGGATTCTGTTTTTCCAAAAAGTAGTTCCAATAATAAAGGCAAGAAGCCTAATTGAAGCAAGCAAGAGTTTCCAGATTGTGATTCCTCTGTTAGAGCTTGGATTTTTTGGAGTGTTTGACACTTGTTCTCCAAGGTAGCTTCATCTGATTCAAGATTTTTCTTCAACGAGGCTAAGCAATCAATTGTACACAAAACAGGATCAAACTGAGTGCCCATTTGCAGCCACTGATCAATCAAATGGCGAAGAGTGTGATTAGGAACCATGGATGGATCCTGAAGTTTCTGCATTGTGACAGGGCATGTAAGATTACCAGCAGCAAGCCATTTTTCTATGCTAGATCTGTCATAAGTTTGGCCCGTACATAGAGTTACTGGATCTTTGATCAATTCTAGACTAATTGGACACATGAACAAGTGGGGTATGGTCATTTCTGCTTCTTCCATGTAGGAAGAACAAACAAATGATTTTCTAGAGCCAAAAACAAGAGATGCTATTGGTGGTGAAGAGAGGGTACGTACTATTGGCTAAAACATTTATCACTATCTAACAAATGGATGGTAGCTAAAGTTATTGGCGAACAGGAATTATTGAAATGAAGAAGCTAATTACTTAGTAATCTACAATGCAAGAACTAGGTGTTAAAAAGACAAACCTTAAAGAGCactcacaaattaaaaaaccgCAACAAACATAGTGGAAGTGggctcttttcttttcagtacAGATACCGAGGTCCGAAGTGCATAAATGACAGTTGATTGTGAAGTGAAACTAAGTTACCATTGGCAtgaggaaaataaaaaggaaaagaaatgcaaGCAAAGAAGGAAAGATGGGAGGAAAAGGCTCCTCCGCTACCACCTCAAGTTAGCAAAAGCAGCATCAGAGGCTTAcaagagggagaagagaagtTTTCTTTATagataagagagagagacagagagagcgAGCGAGAGAGGAGCAAAAGTACAATCTTAGTTGAAGAAGTTAGATTAGAGCACAAGCAACAAACACTAAGGAAGACCAAAAAGTATGGGTCTTATCTTAGTGAAAGTGCAAGAGATAGCAACCAGTAATATAGATTAAATACAGGGAATGGTCCCCAAGCCTtgttctctcctctctctccatGTCGATCTGTCAATGCAGTCAAAACTGGCCCACATGAAGAAAAAAGCTAATAATTGTTGATGTCTTTGAAGTTTGAATCCACCCTACAACAGTTGAAAATGAAGTGGTCTTTACAAGAGAGAGGGACCGGGAGACGTAATGCTGGTCACAAGACTCACGGGAGTGGCAATAACATGGGAAAGCACTAGCtgctgtaataataataatatcagcTTTCCTCCAATATGGAAAAACAGAACTAGCTAGTTTGATCACTGcaaagtttgtttttaaatcatttcatcGTAGTTGGAAAGATCAGTAGGTATGGGGGCCTCCGTAAAGCATGGGGCATTAGTCCTTGAACTACTTAAAAGATCATAACATAAAGGAAAGGGCTTCGAAGTTCATTCATTactcatttgaaaaaaaagaaaaaaaatggctgGATTCTCAGAATTTTACAATCATTTCAAACACCATCTGGATGGTGAAAGACTAAAAAGCATGCCCAAATGATATTACAAAAGGATtccataagtttttttaaacataatttcaaCGCACCCTTTTGATCAAATTCTGAAAGATGCAACTTTTTCCCAAATGCTTGCAGCAGGTTTCTTGAAACGTGAGCCACATTTATAATTAAGCTAGCCAACTTGCATTCAAACAtgctttttttaaccaaattcaATTGATGATTTGTCCTGAGGAATCTGATTTTTTAACTTGGAAATTGGTGGGCACAAAGATATGTGTTGGTGAATATCACGAAGAAAAGAATATGTATTGGTGAATATCACCAAGCAATGGTGGACCCAATTCTTGCAGGCAAAATAGAATCAatccatttatttttagttttcctGGCAATGACTTTTTGACTTGCCAACATTTCATATTCTACCACTTTGTTTTGTCAATTTACAGCAGCTCGTGGGATCCAGATTTCTTCCATTGGGTAAAATCATGGGATGAGATGATGAATGTGAGTTTGAAGGAAATTCACTATCAGAGTGTTGTGATTTACCGGTGAAGTATTATATTGGTAATTAGACATTGATCCCATTGGCATGACTTTTATCAACAGGTTTCGCAGACAATtactatttattgaaaattttattgctGATGGTTTATATTTTGTCGGTGAATTCGTCAGTAATATAATCATCGATGaatttataaatagaaaaaacatgtcaaacaaaaaaaatacccgCTCTATTCCATCGTTAATTCCTTGGTGAATATGACATCACCGACAAAAAAACCTGTTTGTAATTCTatcgtgatttttttaaatat is a genomic window of Populus alba chromosome 5, ASM523922v2, whole genome shotgun sequence containing:
- the LOC118030389 gene encoding uncharacterized protein, which translates into the protein MGACKAPISNLLLPSPPPSPPTPSQNATTRRLLLFSLPLLTTATTTNNLPLSTTGAKIASANSRIQLNSCWALAESYDPVSQAEKEASAAISRRVSEAVDLLEKGRELQAQGDFNEALLYFTQMVENYKDFAFSDYGRVGRALSLYEVGNREEAIAEMEDVSISLKGYPEIHAALAAALYADKHALLLAENQFTIATMLDPHYTDLSYVKETKHWPPSLVSSLQQFITLS
- the LOC118030399 gene encoding U-box domain-containing protein 26 isoform X2, whose protein sequence is MVPNHTLRHLIDQWLQMGTQFDPVLCTIDCLASLKKNLESDEATLENKCQTLQKIQALTEESQSGNSCLLQLGFLPLLLELLFGKTESKLSQECVKFAEQALSWVLRLMSPGEYEYLNMLNEESKLESFQVLFDQGTGKIKRSLCQVIEAISSSMETRELCAKLGKNRKLLKGLILLVHPTYEASDSGIKAISALCCLESNRQNLVQEGVISRLLTYIFDSERHERNLAPKALSTIELLLELESAKAALINNPNGIKALIKMVFRFSEHEGSESAVQSLTIICTDSLQARDEAISAGVLTQLLLLLQSQCSARTKTKARMLLKLLRSRWD
- the LOC118030399 gene encoding U-box domain-containing protein 26 isoform X1; the protein is MEEAEMTIPHLFMCPISLELIKDPVTLCTGQTYDRSSIEKWLAAGNLTCPVTMQKLQDPSMVPNHTLRHLIDQWLQMGTQFDPVLCTIDCLASLKKNLESDEATLENKCQTLQKIQALTEESQSGNSCLLQLGFLPLLLELLFGKTESKLSQECVKFAEQALSWVLRLMSPGEYEYLNMLNEESKLESFQVLFDQGTGKIKRSLCQVIEAISSSMETRELCAKLGKNRKLLKGLILLVHPTYEASDSGIKAISALCCLESNRQNLVQEGVISRLLTYIFDSERHERNLAPKALSTIELLLELESAKAALINNPNGIKALIKMVFRFSEHEGSESAVQSLTIICTDSLQARDEAISAGVLTQLLLLLQSQCSARTKTKARMLLKLLRSRWD